From Pseudomonas hormoni:
ACCACATATCGACCCTTTTCGTATTGCACACCTTTGACGATGTTCTCCTTGGTCACTTCCTTGCCGGTCACCTTGTTGACGCGCTTGTAACCCACCGGGTCCATGCTGCGGCTGTCGAGCCAGTCGAAATCCACCCCTTGCGAAGACGTCGCCGAGACCAGCGCCACAGGGATATGCACCAGCCCGAAACTGATTGCGCCTTTCCAGATTGCCCGTGCCATGGTCGTCTACTCGCGAGTGATGATCAGGTGACCCGTGGCCCGGCGCAAAAGTTTCAGCGGCGTGTGGCCCAGGCCCGCCGGGGGATCAACTTCGTGTTACATCTTGCCGGGGAGGTTTTGGTTAACAAATCCGAACCCTGGGCGTAGCGTGCTATCGAAGGCTGTAATCAAGTAGAGAGGCTGCCCATGAACCGATTTGTGCTTGGCGTCACCGCGATGGCATTGAGTGGCGTGCTGGGCAACCTGGCTCAGGCCGATATCGCATTGCCATCCATTCCGTTGCTGCTGGCCCAAAGTCCGACGGGCAGCACCAGCAACCCTTACAACAGCCCGATTCGTCGGGCCAACCCCAACAGTATGCAAGGCACGCAACCCGGCGCTCCGGCCATTCGCGGGCCGAACACCGTGCCCGTACCGCGACCGCCGACACTCGATAACGGCGGCATCGGCAATCGCTATCCCCAAGACCGGACAGCGCCCGCCAGCCCTCCGAAATTCATCCCGAATCCGCCCCATCGCGACGCGGACACCAGCAACCGTTGAGCGGCAGAACACAATTACTGTCAGCCATTCAGACGACAAAAGGAATCGTGCATGTTGCGTAAGACTCTCTTGGCCACAGTCTGTGCCAGCGCACTCATCACCACAGCCGCTGCGGTTTTCGCGGCGCCCGCCCAAGAACTGAAAAGCGAGCAGGGCACCCTTGAGGTCACGCCGATCGTCCAGGGGCTGGATCATCCCTGGGCCCTGGCGTTTCTACCGGATCGGCAAGGGATGCTGGTGACCGAACGGCCCGGCAACCTGCGTGTGGTCGGTGCGGATGGCAAGCTCTCGGCGCCGCTCAGCGGTGTACCTAAAGTCTGGGCCAAAGGCCAGGGCGGTTTGCTGGATGTGGTGCTGTCGCCCGACTTTCAGCAGGACCGCACGGTGTATCTGTCGTATGCCGAAGGCGGGGGTGAGGGCGACAAGGCCGGTACGGCAGTCGGTCGCGGGCAGCTGTCGGAGGACCTGACAGCGATCAACAATTTCAAGGTGATCTTCCGCCAGGAACCGAAGCTCTCGGTCGGCAATCACTTCGGCTCGCGTCTGGTATTCGACCGCGATGGCTATCTGTTTATCACCCTCGGCGAGAACAACGACCGGCCCACGGCCCAGGATCTGGACAAGCTGCAGGGCAAGGTTGTGCGGATCTACCCGGACGGCAAGGTACCCGACGACAACCCCTTTGTCGGTCAGTCCGGCGTACGCCCGGAAATCTGGTCCTACGGCCAGCGTAACCCGCAAGGCGCGGCGCTCAATCCATGGACCGGCGTGCTCTGGGAAAACGAGCACGGCCCGCTAGGGGGTGACGAGGTGAATATCATCGAGCGCGGCAAGAATTACGGCTGGCCGCTGGCGACCCATGGCATCAACTACTCCGGCCAGCCGATTCCGGAAGCCAAGGGCAAGACCGCCGAAGGCACCGTCCCGCCGCGCCACGTCTGGGAAAAATCCCCTGGCCTGAGCGGCATGGCGTTCTACGATGCAGACCGCTTCAAGCCCTGGCAGCACAACGTGTTTATCGGTGCGCTGGTCACTCAGGAACTGATTCGCCTGCAGTTCGACGGCGACAGAGTGGTTCACGAAGAGCGCTTGATGGGCGAACTCAACAAGCGCATTCGCGATGTGCGGCAGGGGCCGGACGGGTATTTGTATGTGCTCACTGATGAGGATGATGGGACTCTGTACAAGGTTGGCCTGAAGTAACCGATGCCTTTTGTGGCGAGGGAGCTTGCTCCCGCTGGGGTGCGAAGCGCCCCCCTTGCAGGCGTCTGCTTCGCAGCCGAGCGGGAGCAAGCTCCCTCGCCACAGGTTACTCTCGGCGATAGAGAATCACCGCCGCCCGAAGTTTGCCCCGCCCGAAACTGCACATCTTCTCGAACTCCCCATGGCTGACCGGCAGATGCTGACAGTCCATGGGTTGACGATGCTGGCTATGGTCGACATCCGGGTCGTGCAGGTAGACGAACTCTTCATCGCAATCGGTGACGGCCACCCAGTGCGGCGATTTGGAACGGGTCAGCCGATAACTGCTGATCAGCACCAGCGGCTGCCCGCCATCGGCCAATAATCGTGGCAGGTCCAGCGGCCCGCCGAGCACCTGTTCGACGTCTGTGGCGTTCAACTGTGCCGCGAACTCATCGTGCACCAGGCGCATGACATCTTTTTTATGCTCATCGCGCACGCCATCGAGAAACAACGGCCCCGCCATGCTCACTTGCAAGCGCACGCGAAACCCGCGCCGCGCTGCCGCCAGTGCCAGACCTTGAGGGCTGCAGCCGCCGTGGCCGGAGGTCATGAACACGGTGGTCGCCTCACGCCAGATCTGCAGTTCTTCGCGGCGCTCCAGCACGCGATCGGCGTGCAGGGCGCCCATGGCCATCAACAGGCACGCCGGGCCGCAGGTGAAATCGGTGGTCTGCGCATACCACGGCACTTTGATGCTGCGGGCATCGCGATGCTGAAGGATGCGTTTCTCCAGGCGCAGCGCATCGGCGTGGTCCTGGTAATAATCGTGAATCAGTGCGAAACGCCGATAACCGTTGCGCTCATACAGGGCAATCGCCGCAGGGTTGTCGATGCGCACCTCCAGCCGCAAGTAAGCGCAGTCATGCTCAAGGGCACATGCCTCGATGCGCTCAAGCAATTGCTTGCCCAGTCCGTTGCCTCGTGCCTGTTCAGCAATGGCAATCGAGTAGAGCCGCGCCAGCGACGTGCCCCGGTGAAACAGCACCACCGCGTAACCCAGCAATTGCCCGTCGCGTTCAGCCACCAACAGCTGCCCGTGAGCCCGGGTGATCATCCACTGAAAACTGCGACTGGTAAGCCGGTCCGTGGTGAAGCATTGCTGTTCGAGTGCCAGCAACGCGGGTAAGTCTTCAACTACCGCCAAGCGAAAGACAGGATTCATATGACCGCCGTAAAAGTTGCGTAACGAAACGGGACTTTCGAAAAAGTTCGTGCTTAATAGGAAAGGTCTTGTTCTCCAACGGATCAATCACTATGTCAGCGGTACAGGGTCATTGGCGCGAAGTATCCGAGCAAACTTTGCCGGCGGCAACTTTTTTAAATGACACGGTTAGAACTTCCAGCCAGTTGATTATCATCGTCGAACGCAAGGAAGACTGGGCGTCCTACTTCCCCAGCGAAGACATCGTCACGGCTCAGGAATACCTCGAGCAGACTCGCGACAACGAGCAGGGCAAACGGGTCCAGGTGATCAACCTGTGTCGCAGCTACAAGTACCTGGGGCACGGGTATTACTGCTCGCTGCTGGCTGAAGCACGGGGGCACAAGGTCATTCCGTCGGTGCGGACCATCAGCGAGCTGACCAAAAAATCCCTCTACGGTCTGGCCCTTGATGATCTGGACAAACCGCTGGAAAAAGCCCTGAGCAATCATCTTTACAGCGATACCGAAGGCTTCACTCTGACACTTTACTTTGGCCGGACCAATATCGAACCGTTGCAGGATCTGGCACGACAGTTATTTGAAGTCTTTCCATGCCCGATATTATTGGTTGAGTTCCGTCGAACTAACGGCTGGCACATTGAAGGCGTCAAGTCGGGTGCGCTGCACAAGTTGCGCGAAGATCAGGAAGATCAGTTTGCCAACTCGCTGGACAGTTTCAGTCGCAAGATCTGGCGCATGCCGCGTTCGCGACGATTGGCCCGCTATGACCTGGCGATCCTGCACGATCCGCAGGAAGCACTGCCGCCGTCCAACCCCAAGGCGCTGGACAATTTCGTACGCGTCGGCAAGACATTGGGCATCGATGTGGAGCTGATCGAGCGCAAGGACTACGCGCGCATCGCCGAATACGACGGCCTGCTGATCCGCGAGACCACCAGTGTCGACAACCACACCTACCGCTTCGCCAAGAAAGCCGAGAGCGAAGGCCTGGTGGTGATGGACGATCCGGCGTCGATCCTGCGCTGCACCAACAAGGTCTACCTGACTGACCTGCTCAAAAGCCATCAGCTGGGCATGCCCGCCACCGAAATCCTCTACAAGGAACGACCGGAAGACTTCGAACGGGTCGGTGAGCGTCTGGGATTTCCGCTGGTGTTGAAGATTCCCGACGGTTGTT
This genomic window contains:
- a CDS encoding PQQ-dependent sugar dehydrogenase; protein product: MLRKTLLATVCASALITTAAAVFAAPAQELKSEQGTLEVTPIVQGLDHPWALAFLPDRQGMLVTERPGNLRVVGADGKLSAPLSGVPKVWAKGQGGLLDVVLSPDFQQDRTVYLSYAEGGGEGDKAGTAVGRGQLSEDLTAINNFKVIFRQEPKLSVGNHFGSRLVFDRDGYLFITLGENNDRPTAQDLDKLQGKVVRIYPDGKVPDDNPFVGQSGVRPEIWSYGQRNPQGAALNPWTGVLWENEHGPLGGDEVNIIERGKNYGWPLATHGINYSGQPIPEAKGKTAEGTVPPRHVWEKSPGLSGMAFYDADRFKPWQHNVFIGALVTQELIRLQFDGDRVVHEERLMGELNKRIRDVRQGPDGYLYVLTDEDDGTLYKVGLK
- the rimI gene encoding ribosomal protein S18-alanine N-acetyltransferase, with the protein product MNPVFRLAVVEDLPALLALEQQCFTTDRLTSRSFQWMITRAHGQLLVAERDGQLLGYAVVLFHRGTSLARLYSIAIAEQARGNGLGKQLLERIEACALEHDCAYLRLEVRIDNPAAIALYERNGYRRFALIHDYYQDHADALRLEKRILQHRDARSIKVPWYAQTTDFTCGPACLLMAMGALHADRVLERREELQIWREATTVFMTSGHGGCSPQGLALAAARRGFRVRLQVSMAGPLFLDGVRDEHKKDVMRLVHDEFAAQLNATDVEQVLGGPLDLPRLLADGGQPLVLISSYRLTRSKSPHWVAVTDCDEEFVYLHDPDVDHSQHRQPMDCQHLPVSHGEFEKMCSFGRGKLRAAVILYRRE
- a CDS encoding RimK family protein, with protein sequence MSAVQGHWREVSEQTLPAATFLNDTVRTSSQLIIIVERKEDWASYFPSEDIVTAQEYLEQTRDNEQGKRVQVINLCRSYKYLGHGYYCSLLAEARGHKVIPSVRTISELTKKSLYGLALDDLDKPLEKALSNHLYSDTEGFTLTLYFGRTNIEPLQDLARQLFEVFPCPILLVEFRRTNGWHIEGVKSGALHKLREDQEDQFANSLDSFSRKIWRMPRSRRLARYDLAILHDPQEALPPSNPKALDNFVRVGKTLGIDVELIERKDYARIAEYDGLLIRETTSVDNHTYRFAKKAESEGLVVMDDPASILRCTNKVYLTDLLKSHQLGMPATEILYKERPEDFERVGERLGFPLVLKIPDGCFSRGVIKVESQQALLEATAELFEHSVLLLAQEFFYTEYDWRIGVLNRKPIFACQYFMSKGHWQIYNHKAKGQDINGECRTLAVHEAPRAVVELAVKTANLIGDGLYGVDLKQSGDKVVVIEVNDNPNMDAGIEDAYLQDDLYSLVLEEFVRRLELKRRGQAW